Below is a genomic region from Methanolobus sediminis.
CTTTTTGTCCTTCTGTAAGTGAATTCTTGCTCATGTTCTATCTTATGTGTGTTTTCATTTAAAGAGTTTAAGCAAGAAATAAAGGTCTGTGATTTATTCTGCAAAAGAGATTTTGGGTTGGCTTCTTATCGGGGGCAGAGTTGTAAGTATATGTCAGACCAACCCGCAACTTAGTAAGTAATAGCTCTATATATATCTGAGCTATATTATGTAAATAGAACCCAATATTCTATATTGGAAGGTTATATCCACATACAGCTTATGGCAATAACGTAAATAATGGATTCGTATTACTGGAGTAAATCACAATGGGGCTATTGGATATTCAAAAGCTTTCTGTTAGTTATGATAGAAAAACAATTCTTTCCGATTTTAATTTAGCAGTTGCAAAAGGAGAGAAGATACTGATAAAAGGAAAATCCGGAATTGGAAAATCAACACTTTTCAGAATGATTATGGGATTTGGAAAGTATGATTCTGGTGACATATCTCTTGAAGGTATATCGGTTGATGCCAGTAATATATGGGATATCAGAAAAAAAGTTGCTTATGTTTCCCAGGACACAGACATAGCTGAAGGAAAGGTAAATGATCTTGTTGATGAGGTATTTTCATTTAAAGCTAACAAAAGTAATAATGGAAGGAGTGATATTGAGAAAATCCTCTATGAGTTATCTCTTTCCCCTGACATACTGAATAAAGAATATACGAAGCTGTCTGGCGGTGAAAAACAAAGAGTAGTTCTTGTACTGGCACTGCTTTCAGGCAAAGGGATCTTCCTTCTTGATGAAGTTACAGCGGAGCTTGATGCAGATTTGAAACAGAAAGTTGTGGATATGTTTTTTGATAACCCGCAGTGGACAGTTCTTGCAAT
It encodes:
- a CDS encoding ABC transporter ATP-binding protein; this translates as MGLLDIQKLSVSYDRKTILSDFNLAVAKGEKILIKGKSGIGKSTLFRMIMGFGKYDSGDISLEGISVDASNIWDIRKKVAYVSQDTDIAEGKVNDLVDEVFSFKANKSNNGRSDIEKILYELSLSPDILNKEYTKLSGGEKQRVVLVLALLSGKGIFLLDEVTAELDADLKQKVVDMFFDNPQWTVLAISHDREWESKAIKVIDFSCGVN